In Mucilaginibacter celer, one DNA window encodes the following:
- a CDS encoding Maf family protein: protein MQTIPPVILASKSPRRQELLRLMDIDFRVVLKDVDESYPEGLTPPEVALYIARKKAEAYNESVTDEVVLTADTIVCIDGLILGKPETPAHAVEMLQRLSGRVHEVITGVCLLYKGEHNMFYDRSEVFFRRLTDIEISSYVDKYQPLDKAGSYGIQERIGLIGIERINGSYTNVVGLPTEKVYAQLMNLGR from the coding sequence ATGCAAACAATCCCTCCCGTAATTCTCGCATCAAAATCGCCGCGCAGGCAGGAACTGTTGCGGTTGATGGATATCGATTTTCGCGTTGTGCTGAAAGATGTTGATGAATCATACCCCGAAGGTTTAACTCCGCCCGAGGTTGCTTTGTATATTGCCCGTAAAAAAGCGGAAGCCTACAACGAATCGGTAACTGATGAGGTGGTACTGACTGCCGATACCATTGTTTGTATAGACGGATTAATATTAGGCAAACCCGAAACACCTGCCCATGCGGTTGAAATGTTGCAACGCCTCTCGGGCAGGGTGCATGAAGTTATCACCGGTGTTTGCCTGTTGTATAAGGGCGAGCACAATATGTTTTATGATCGGTCGGAGGTGTTTTTCCGCAGGCTAACTGATATCGAGATCAGTAGCTATGTTGATAAATATCAGCCGCTTGATAAGGCAGGTTCATACGGGATCCAGGAACGGATCGGCTTAATCGGTATTGAGCGGATTAATGGTTCTTATACCAATGTGGTGGGGCTCCCTACCGAAAAAGTTTATGCACAGCTGATGAATTTGGGCCGTTAA
- a CDS encoding KdsC family phosphatase — MESFLNKLKDITTLIFDVDGVLTDGSVFVTDTGEQSRAFNIKDGYALQLAVKCGYNVCAISGSRSKSAIYRLNSLGIQDVYMGTHTKSQRFKIYLEEKSIIATNVLYMGDDIPDLEVMKLAGLPVCPADAVEEIKAVSAYVSPYGGGKGCARDIIEKVLKVQDKWMSKQAYSW, encoded by the coding sequence ATGGAGTCGTTCCTGAATAAATTAAAAGATATTACTACCCTCATTTTTGATGTGGATGGTGTATTGACCGATGGTTCGGTATTTGTTACCGATACCGGCGAGCAAAGCCGTGCCTTTAACATTAAAGATGGGTATGCGCTGCAGCTCGCCGTTAAATGCGGATATAATGTTTGCGCCATATCGGGCAGTCGTTCAAAAAGTGCTATTTACCGTTTAAACAGCCTGGGGATCCAGGATGTGTATATGGGTACGCATACCAAATCGCAAAGGTTTAAAATCTACCTTGAAGAAAAAAGCATTATAGCCACCAATGTATTATACATGGGCGATGATATCCCAGATTTGGAAGTAATGAAGCTTGCCGGTTTACCGGTTTGCCCTGCCGATGCTGTAGAAGAGATCAAGGCAGTAAGTGCTTACGTATCGCCATATGGCGGCGGAAAAGGCTGTGCCCGGGATATCATCGAAAAAGTGCTCAAGGTTCAGGATAAGTGGATGAGCAAACAGGCTTATAGCTGGTAG
- the iscX gene encoding Fe-S cluster assembly protein IscX, which yields MSDNKFALPIHWNDYEDIAIELYEKFGDDFDESKIYRIRFTELLEWVLSLPNFAGTRAESNEGHLEQIQSAWVYEWRDNQ from the coding sequence ATGAGCGACAATAAATTTGCCTTGCCAATTCACTGGAATGATTATGAAGATATTGCCATCGAACTTTATGAAAAGTTTGGTGATGATTTCGACGAATCAAAAATATACCGCATCCGTTTTACCGAACTGCTGGAGTGGGTACTGAGCCTGCCAAACTTTGCCGGCACCCGTGCCGAATCAAACGAAGGCCACCTGGAGCAGATTCAATCGGCCTGGGTGTATGAGTGGCGGGATAACCAATAG
- a CDS encoding 2Fe-2S iron-sulfur cluster-binding protein codes for MNIYKLKINFEEKGHESIELPIAEGESVLDVCLENGIELQHNCGGVCGCSTCHVYVNKGMDNIQEISDKEEDFIDRAVNPRINSRLGCQCVIVDGDIEVTLPDQSQFLGH; via the coding sequence ATGAACATTTATAAGTTAAAGATCAACTTTGAGGAAAAAGGGCACGAAAGCATTGAACTGCCTATAGCCGAAGGAGAATCTGTATTAGACGTATGCCTGGAGAACGGCATCGAGCTACAGCACAATTGCGGTGGTGTTTGCGGATGCAGCACCTGCCATGTTTACGTGAATAAAGGGATGGATAACATCCAGGAGATATCTGATAAGGAAGAGGATTTTATCGACAGGGCTGTAAACCCGCGCATCAACTCGCGTTTAGGTTGCCAGTGTGTGATAGTTGATGGCGATATTGAAGTTACCTTACCTGATCAGTCGCAGTTTTTAGGCCACTAA
- a CDS encoding Rossmann-like and DUF2520 domain-containing protein, translated as MRITIIGSGNVATHMAAAFKNAGHGIVQVYSPNLQNAALLAYHVGAEAIDNLDHINADTGMFVISVKDDAITAVARALAVHKKLIVHTSGATDLNSLLAFTPDAGVFYPLQTFSKVREIDFRSVPLCLEGAGDEILAQLKQLAFTISNNVYTVNSAQRKILHLAAVFACNFPNYLYGVAQHLLAQHQMEFGMLRPLILETAQKVQEQLPGAVQTGPAVRNDAGTMNAHLQMLSDMPGLQDIYTLLSQGIIKNNNDVTANG; from the coding sequence ATGCGCATAACAATTATAGGCTCGGGCAATGTGGCAACACACATGGCGGCGGCGTTTAAAAATGCCGGTCACGGCATTGTACAGGTGTATAGCCCTAACCTGCAAAATGCAGCACTGCTGGCCTATCACGTTGGCGCCGAAGCTATTGATAACCTTGATCATATCAACGCCGATACCGGGATGTTTGTAATATCGGTTAAAGACGATGCCATAACCGCGGTGGCCAGGGCATTGGCTGTTCACAAAAAGTTAATAGTACATACATCGGGCGCAACCGATTTGAATAGTTTGCTGGCTTTTACTCCCGATGCAGGTGTGTTTTACCCTTTGCAAACCTTTAGTAAAGTGCGGGAAATCGATTTCAGGTCAGTTCCGCTTTGTTTAGAAGGTGCCGGCGATGAAATTCTTGCCCAACTCAAACAACTGGCATTCACCATCAGCAATAATGTATACACAGTTAACTCTGCCCAGCGTAAAATATTGCACCTGGCCGCAGTATTTGCCTGCAATTTTCCCAATTATTTATATGGTGTAGCGCAGCATCTGCTGGCTCAGCATCAAATGGAGTTTGGCATGTTGCGGCCGCTGATATTGGAGACAGCCCAAAAGGTGCAGGAGCAACTGCCAGGGGCTGTGCAAACCGGGCCTGCTGTGCGTAATGATGCGGGTACCATGAACGCGCATCTGCAAATGTTAAGCGATATGCCCGGCTTGCAGGATATTTACACTTTATTAAGTCAGGGCATTATCAAAAACAATAATGACGTTACGGCAAACGGGTAA
- a CDS encoding alpha/beta fold hydrolase, with the protein MKILKVSIIIVIFLVGAASLILYSFYKYNDKESRLLTDADRKSVSGNFVKLSQGVTHYQLGGPVGGEPVVLVHGFSVPYYIWDATYQFLVKKGYRVLRYDMYGRGYSDRPYVTYDPALYNNQLLELIKEVKLQGKVSLAGVSFGGAVVSNFSCSHPELINKVILIDPVYEMKKPAAPQYFTLYNEAVNSDERISGQMDDFRYPKQHPGWTKLYAPQMQYKGFRNALVSTLYNYNSGKQTYTCLAGADKPVLLIWGKFDKTVAPRFSDSIRGVLKTDFFPVADAAHLPMIEKADTVNAKILSFLKG; encoded by the coding sequence ATGAAAATACTTAAAGTAAGCATAATAATTGTGATATTTCTTGTCGGGGCTGCGTCATTAATACTCTACAGCTTCTATAAATACAATGACAAAGAAAGCCGCCTATTAACCGATGCCGACCGCAAAAGCGTAAGCGGAAATTTTGTTAAACTAAGCCAGGGCGTAACCCATTACCAGCTTGGCGGCCCGGTGGGCGGTGAGCCGGTTGTACTGGTGCACGGCTTTAGTGTTCCCTACTATATCTGGGATGCCACCTACCAATTTCTTGTTAAAAAAGGCTATCGTGTATTAAGGTACGACATGTATGGCCGCGGCTACTCGGACAGGCCTTACGTTACTTACGACCCTGCACTTTACAACAACCAGCTGCTGGAGCTTATTAAGGAAGTTAAATTACAGGGTAAGGTGAGCCTTGCGGGTGTATCATTCGGCGGTGCGGTTGTAAGCAATTTCAGTTGCAGTCACCCCGAGCTCATTAACAAAGTAATCCTCATCGACCCGGTATATGAAATGAAAAAGCCGGCCGCACCTCAATATTTTACATTGTATAATGAAGCTGTAAACTCGGACGAGCGGATAAGCGGACAGATGGACGATTTCAGGTACCCCAAACAGCACCCCGGCTGGACAAAGCTCTATGCTCCTCAAATGCAATACAAAGGTTTTCGCAATGCATTGGTATCAACATTATATAACTATAACAGCGGAAAACAGACCTATACCTGCCTTGCCGGGGCCGATAAACCTGTTTTGCTGATTTGGGGTAAGTTTGATAAAACTGTAGCGCCCCGTTTCAGCGATTCGATACGTGGCGTTTTAAAAACCGACTTCTTTCCGGTTGCAGATGCGGCTCATTTGCCGATGATAGAGAAGGCGGATACTGTGAACGCTAAGATCCTGTCGTTTTTGAAGGGTTGA
- a CDS encoding phytanoyl-CoA dioxygenase family protein: MDVTGHQYKIANNGFTVVDDIYTDAGVNDILLAIEYADKTGPLFRQTDDLFAIRQFLKVIPGVSSLIFTDKLNTCLQQLFGDGYFVVKSIYFDKPALSNWFVAWHQDLTISVDEKTDMEGYGPWTVKHNQFAVQPPLNILQDNFTIRIHLDDTDEGNGALKVIPGSHLRGINRPENVDYENSTPVSCNVQAGGMMIMKPLLMHASGRTINYKKRRVVHIEFSKAELPAGMLWAEKM; the protein is encoded by the coding sequence GTGGACGTTACCGGGCATCAGTATAAAATTGCTAACAATGGGTTTACCGTTGTTGATGATATTTATACTGATGCCGGGGTAAATGATATTTTATTAGCCATTGAATATGCCGACAAAACAGGTCCCTTGTTCAGGCAAACGGATGATTTGTTCGCCATCAGGCAATTTCTGAAAGTTATTCCCGGGGTATCTTCTTTAATATTTACTGATAAGCTAAATACCTGCCTGCAACAACTGTTTGGCGATGGTTATTTTGTGGTGAAATCAATTTACTTTGATAAGCCTGCCTTATCCAACTGGTTTGTTGCCTGGCACCAGGATTTGACCATATCTGTTGATGAAAAAACTGATATGGAAGGCTACGGCCCCTGGACGGTTAAGCACAACCAATTTGCCGTGCAGCCGCCTTTAAATATTTTGCAGGATAATTTTACCATCAGAATTCATTTAGATGATACCGATGAGGGTAATGGCGCGTTAAAGGTTATTCCCGGTTCGCACCTTAGAGGGATAAATCGTCCCGAAAATGTTGATTATGAAAACTCAACGCCTGTGAGTTGTAATGTTCAGGCCGGAGGGATGATGATTATGAAACCTTTACTGATGCATGCCTCCGGCCGTACCATTAATTATAAAAAGCGGCGGGTGGTGCATATTGAATTTAGTAAAGCAGAGTTGCCCGCCGGTATGCTGTGGGCCGAAAAAATGTGA
- the ccsA gene encoding cytochrome c biogenesis protein CcsA → MNTVFQGEHLLPGQIGQFFIVLSFGAALLSFLSYYFATTDDAGKLNSSWQRLGRIGFIVNSIGILGMGICLFYILYNHYFEYHYAWSYTSRSLPVYYLVSGFWNGQEGGFLLFAFWQAVLGNLLIVKAKSWERPVMTIVALSQVILATMVLGIDILGTRIGSSPFLLLRNSGIEAPIFARPDYLSFIKDGQGMNPSLQNYWMIIHPPTLFLGFASLVVPFAYAVAGLWQKRYKEWVQPAISYTLFGAMILGTGVIMGSFWAYESLNFGGFWAWDPVENGSIFPWLTIVAALHVLIVFKNSGHSYFTATFLVLISFVLVWYTSFLSRSGILGESSVHAFTDLGMFWQLVIGILIFLFITIGILIWRWKELPITKKDEETYSREFWMFVGSVFLALSCFHLIVVTSVPVWNAMFGTKIAPPADAVKHYNVIQSAFAFVVTILTGFTQFLKYKKTDITRFFITTGVYFLFAILITALIVAVTGVYKLNVVFVLVMCGSVYSVVANAKVLVDAFKGKFKLAGAAVAHLGFGFLLIGAVIAAGTSKVVSKNESGELAVQGFDEKAGNVKENIMIYKNVPVKMGDYTVTYLGDSISTPEHFYKVDYKRLDANGKVLENFVLKPKVQASREAGFASSPDTKHYLTSDLYTHITAVPSQGFNMQGGEAAHDEGNDDKNYDEPVPHEVVVGDTIRYRDGFMILKSINKQATVQNIKVGPNDIAIGANIEVHANNTIYNAEPVFMIKDGNAFDFSRKVDDAGLKLRFSRINPENKKIEITVFQQPKNKKPWIVMRAITFPYINFFWSGTIIMVIGFLLSIQRRNKELKTV, encoded by the coding sequence ATGAATACAGTATTTCAGGGCGAGCACCTTTTACCGGGGCAAATCGGCCAGTTTTTTATCGTTCTTTCGTTTGGCGCAGCCCTGCTGTCATTTTTAAGCTATTATTTTGCCACTACCGATGATGCCGGCAAGCTGAACAGCAGCTGGCAGCGTTTAGGCCGCATTGGCTTTATTGTTAATTCAATAGGCATTTTAGGAATGGGGATCTGCCTGTTCTATATCCTTTATAATCATTATTTCGAATATCATTACGCATGGTCGTACACCTCGCGTTCGTTGCCTGTTTACTATTTGGTGTCGGGTTTCTGGAACGGGCAGGAGGGAGGCTTTTTGCTGTTTGCTTTTTGGCAGGCTGTTTTAGGCAACCTGTTAATTGTTAAGGCAAAATCGTGGGAGCGCCCGGTGATGACGATTGTAGCCCTTTCGCAGGTTATTTTAGCTACTATGGTTTTGGGTATCGATATTTTAGGTACCCGGATAGGTAGCTCACCATTTTTATTACTGCGCAATTCGGGTATTGAAGCGCCTATATTTGCGCGGCCGGATTACCTGAGTTTTATAAAAGACGGGCAAGGCATGAACCCATCCCTGCAAAACTACTGGATGATCATTCACCCGCCTACCTTGTTTTTGGGTTTTGCATCATTGGTAGTGCCTTTCGCGTATGCGGTGGCCGGTCTTTGGCAAAAGCGTTATAAAGAATGGGTTCAGCCTGCCATATCATACACCTTATTTGGCGCGATGATTTTGGGTACCGGCGTTATCATGGGTTCGTTCTGGGCTTATGAGTCGTTAAATTTTGGTGGCTTTTGGGCCTGGGATCCGGTAGAGAACGGTTCAATCTTCCCATGGTTAACCATTGTTGCTGCCTTGCACGTGCTTATCGTATTTAAAAACAGCGGTCACTCCTATTTCACAGCTACATTTTTGGTGCTGATCAGCTTTGTGCTGGTTTGGTATACTTCGTTCCTTTCACGAAGCGGCATCCTGGGCGAAAGCTCGGTGCATGCCTTTACCGATCTGGGAATGTTCTGGCAGCTGGTTATCGGGATCTTGATATTCCTGTTTATTACCATTGGTATTTTGATATGGCGATGGAAAGAGCTGCCTATCACCAAAAAAGATGAAGAAACTTACTCGCGCGAATTTTGGATGTTTGTGGGGTCGGTGTTTTTAGCGCTGTCGTGCTTTCATCTTATTGTGGTTACCTCGGTGCCGGTATGGAATGCCATGTTCGGTACTAAAATAGCTCCCCCTGCCGATGCTGTTAAGCATTACAATGTTATCCAATCGGCATTTGCCTTTGTGGTGACCATACTTACTGGCTTTACCCAATTTTTAAAGTATAAAAAAACGGATATTACCCGTTTCTTCATCACTACAGGTGTTTACTTTTTATTCGCTATCCTCATCACCGCTTTAATTGTAGCTGTTACAGGTGTTTACAAGCTAAACGTGGTGTTTGTGTTAGTAATGTGCGGCTCGGTTTATTCGGTAGTTGCTAATGCCAAGGTGTTGGTTGATGCATTTAAAGGTAAATTTAAACTTGCCGGTGCCGCGGTAGCGCACCTTGGTTTCGGGTTTCTTTTAATTGGTGCCGTTATCGCTGCCGGAACCAGTAAAGTGGTATCAAAAAACGAAAGCGGAGAACTTGCTGTACAAGGCTTTGACGAAAAAGCGGGCAATGTGAAAGAGAATATCATGATATACAAAAACGTACCGGTAAAAATGGGCGATTACACCGTTACCTACCTGGGCGATTCGATATCAACTCCCGAACATTTTTACAAGGTTGATTACAAGCGATTGGATGCTAACGGCAAAGTGCTCGAAAACTTTGTGCTGAAACCCAAGGTACAGGCCAGCCGCGAAGCCGGCTTTGCTTCATCGCCGGATACCAAACACTATTTAACCAGCGATTTGTATACCCATATCACCGCCGTACCAAGCCAGGGTTTTAACATGCAAGGCGGCGAAGCCGCACACGATGAGGGTAACGACGATAAAAATTACGACGAACCCGTTCCGCATGAAGTGGTGGTTGGTGATACCATCAGGTACCGTGATGGTTTCATGATCCTGAAATCGATCAACAAGCAGGCCACCGTGCAAAACATTAAAGTGGGGCCGAATGATATTGCCATCGGTGCCAATATCGAGGTGCATGCCAACAATACCATCTACAATGCCGAGCCGGTGTTTATGATTAAAGATGGCAATGCTTTTGATTTTTCGCGCAAGGTTGATGATGCCGGGTTAAAACTCCGTTTTTCGAGGATTAATCCTGAAAACAAAAAAATCGAGATTACCGTTTTTCAGCAGCCTAAAAACAAAAAACCATGGATAGTAATGCGCGCTATTACTTTCCCTTATATCAACTTCTTCTGGAGCGGTACCATTATTATGGTGATTGGCTTCCTGCTCTCTATCCAAAGAAGAAATAAAGAGCTTAAAACCGTTTAA
- a CDS encoding cytochrome c maturation protein CcmE, protein MKKSAIFGLVVIAVAIAVIISVYSSSSTYATFAEAQVAGTELHVIGHLNKKKELVYDATKDANYFSFYMNDNKGEERKVIINSTKPEDFERSEQLVVTGQMVGNEFHASKILMKCPSKYTQDKLDVTEVKAKQASI, encoded by the coding sequence ATGAAAAAAAGCGCAATTTTTGGTTTGGTTGTTATAGCGGTGGCTATAGCGGTTATCATAAGTGTTTATTCAAGTTCAAGTACTTACGCAACCTTTGCCGAGGCGCAGGTAGCCGGTACCGAGCTGCATGTTATCGGTCACCTCAATAAAAAGAAAGAACTGGTTTATGATGCCACCAAAGACGCCAACTATTTTTCATTTTATATGAATGATAATAAAGGCGAGGAGCGCAAAGTTATCATTAACAGCACCAAGCCCGAAGATTTTGAACGTTCGGAGCAACTGGTAGTTACCGGCCAGATGGTTGGCAACGAGTTTCATGCCTCCAAAATCCTGATGAAATGCCCATCTAAATACACACAGGATAAATTAGACGTTACCGAAGTAAAGGCTAAACAAGCCAGCATTTAA
- a CDS encoding Glu/Leu/Phe/Val family dehydrogenase, with translation MATNILVADQETHFFGDVCKNFDHAAQFTKHDAGLLDQIKSCNSVYRFRFPIRRGNGFEVIDAWRVEHSHHQSPTKGGIRYSEMVNEDEVMALAALMTYKCAIVNVPFGGAKGGIKINPKNYTVSELENITRRYTVELIKKNFIGPSIDVPAPDYGSGEREMSWIADTYATMNPGQLDAMGAVTGKPIALHGIAGRREATGRGVAIATRECVSVGEDMQKIGLLPGLSGKRVIVQGLGNVGYYSAKFLAELGAIIVGLCEFEGAIYNENGLDVEAVFQHRKATGSVLGYAGAAQEFTNTMEGLEQPCDILVPAALENQITVDNIRNIQAKIIVEGANGPTSPEAEAIFYANGGIIVPDMYANAGGVTVSYFEWLKNLSHVAFGRMNRRFEENSNLNLVNMVEGITGVALTPMQRSTIIKGASELELVNSGLEDTMIRSYHEIREIYKSNPDIGTLRNAAMVGAINKIAVSYQNLGIWP, from the coding sequence ATGGCTACGAATATTTTAGTCGCCGACCAGGAAACCCACTTTTTTGGCGACGTATGTAAAAACTTTGATCACGCTGCTCAATTCACCAAACACGATGCCGGCTTGCTTGATCAGATCAAATCATGCAACAGCGTTTACCGCTTCCGTTTCCCTATCCGCAGGGGCAATGGTTTCGAGGTAATTGATGCCTGGCGCGTTGAGCATTCGCACCACCAGTCGCCAACCAAAGGCGGCATCCGCTACAGCGAAATGGTGAACGAGGATGAAGTAATGGCCCTCGCCGCCCTCATGACCTACAAGTGTGCCATCGTAAACGTGCCCTTCGGCGGCGCTAAAGGTGGTATCAAAATAAATCCCAAAAACTACACCGTAAGCGAACTGGAAAACATCACCCGCCGCTATACCGTAGAGCTAATTAAAAAGAACTTTATTGGTCCAAGCATTGACGTACCTGCACCGGATTATGGATCGGGCGAGCGAGAAATGAGTTGGATTGCCGATACTTATGCCACCATGAATCCTGGTCAGCTGGATGCCATGGGTGCTGTAACAGGCAAACCTATCGCCTTGCACGGTATTGCCGGCAGGAGGGAAGCAACCGGCCGCGGTGTAGCCATTGCCACCCGCGAGTGTGTGAGCGTTGGCGAGGATATGCAAAAAATTGGCCTGCTGCCGGGCTTATCAGGCAAAAGGGTAATTGTACAGGGTTTGGGTAACGTGGGCTATTATTCGGCTAAATTTTTGGCAGAATTAGGTGCCATTATAGTAGGCCTTTGCGAGTTTGAAGGCGCTATTTACAACGAAAATGGTTTAGATGTGGAAGCTGTATTCCAGCACCGCAAAGCAACCGGCTCTGTTTTAGGTTATGCCGGTGCTGCACAGGAGTTTACCAATACCATGGAAGGCCTGGAGCAACCATGCGATATTTTGGTTCCTGCTGCTTTAGAAAACCAGATCACGGTAGATAATATCCGCAACATACAGGCAAAAATTATTGTTGAAGGCGCAAACGGCCCAACATCACCCGAGGCCGAGGCTATATTTTATGCCAACGGCGGGATAATCGTTCCGGATATGTATGCCAACGCAGGCGGTGTAACGGTATCTTACTTCGAGTGGTTAAAAAACCTGAGCCACGTGGCCTTTGGCCGCATGAACCGCCGTTTTGAAGAAAACTCCAACCTTAACCTGGTAAATATGGTTGAAGGCATTACCGGTGTGGCTTTAACGCCTATGCAGCGTTCAACCATTATTAAAGGCGCTTCGGAGTTGGAACTGGTAAACTCGGGTTTGGAAGATACCATGATCCGCTCATACCACGAAATCAGGGAGATTTATAAAAGTAATCCTGATATCGGCACCTTGCGTAACGCGGCTATGGTGGGCGCTATTAATAAAATAGCCGTATCGTATCAAAACCTTGGTATCTGGCCATAA
- a CDS encoding CcmD family protein, whose amino-acid sequence MKKLSLVLLLILCCTVAFAQQGQQVEMADALRSSGKIYVVVATISIIFVGLAIFLFTIDRRLKKVENEK is encoded by the coding sequence ATGAAAAAATTATCTCTTGTATTGTTGCTTATCCTGTGCTGTACTGTTGCTTTCGCACAGCAGGGCCAACAAGTTGAAATGGCCGACGCGCTGCGCAGCTCGGGAAAAATTTACGTGGTTGTAGCAACTATTTCCATAATTTTTGTTGGATTGGCTATTTTCCTGTTCACTATCGATCGCCGGTTAAAAAAAGTCGAAAACGAAAAGTAG
- the ccsA gene encoding cytochrome c biogenesis protein CcsA, protein MFYPLFTPQFFLTFTATNHMKFIYQTWWKVIAVLLVLSTFYTGLVFKAPRLPIIHETIRNLYFHVPMWMGMLTVFVVSVYFSIKYLQTGKEEHDLASVECVNTGLLFYTLGLLTGMLWAKYTWGEFWSGDPKQNSAAIAFLLYCAYLVLRNSIDEEQKRAKISAIYNIFAFPIMIVLIFVLPRMTDSLHPGSGGNPAFGKYDLDNGMKVAFYPAMLGWSFIALWIATVRYRIRLVENKKNAIN, encoded by the coding sequence ATATTCTATCCCTTATTCACTCCCCAATTTTTCCTTACCTTTACCGCCACAAATCATATGAAGTTTATTTATCAAACATGGTGGAAGGTAATAGCCGTTTTACTGGTATTATCTACTTTTTACACCGGGCTGGTTTTTAAAGCGCCACGGTTGCCAATTATTCACGAAACTATCCGCAATTTATATTTCCACGTGCCTATGTGGATGGGCATGCTTACGGTGTTTGTGGTGTCGGTTTATTTCAGCATTAAATACCTGCAAACGGGTAAGGAAGAGCATGACCTGGCCTCTGTTGAATGTGTTAATACCGGGCTGTTGTTTTATACCCTCGGCCTGTTAACCGGCATGCTTTGGGCCAAATATACCTGGGGCGAGTTCTGGAGCGGCGACCCTAAGCAAAACAGCGCGGCTATCGCGTTCCTGTTATACTGTGCTTACCTGGTGCTGCGCAACTCGATAGATGAGGAGCAGAAGCGTGCCAAAATTTCGGCCATTTACAACATTTTCGCTTTCCCCATTATGATTGTGCTGATCTTCGTTTTGCCCCGTATGACGGATTCCTTACACCCCGGCAGCGGCGGTAACCCTGCCTTTGGTAAATATGATTTGGATAACGGCATGAAGGTGGCCTTTTACCCGGCCATGCTGGGCTGGAGCTTTATCGCCCTTTGGATAGCCACCGTGCGCTACCGTATCCGTTTAGTTGAAAACAAGAAGAACGCTATAAATTAA